The following proteins are encoded in a genomic region of Arachis stenosperma cultivar V10309 chromosome 4, arast.V10309.gnm1.PFL2, whole genome shotgun sequence:
- the LOC130976201 gene encoding beta-glucosidase 12-like isoform X2, producing MNSLMFINSKHCLVHTMYMYILILLLHYSSYAFIHINPSNSDSSSNNFQCDQASANDGGYPSVWNTLVGEEYPTSVKRSSFPTDFMFGTASSSYQYEGAVNEGGRSPSIWDTYTEKYPERIKDHSNGAVAVDSYHLFKEDVNIMKDIGFNAYRFSISWSRILPGGNLAGGINKEGIQYYNNLINELLSNGIHPFVTIFHWDLPQSLEDAYGGFLSPHIVDDFKDYAEVCFKEFGDRVKHWITLNGPSILSLLGYAHILKAPGRCSSWLPFNCSGGDSATEPYLVAHHQLLAHAAAVKLYREKYQKSQKGQIGIAHSIDWAIPISHSAADIDATSRALAFRIGWFMEPITYGSYPVEMVNYLGDRLPRFSQEQSKMVQNSFDFIGINYYTTSYVTDAECQVENQTAFTDSCTELTNERNGIPIGPKGASNWIYLYPQGIEELLIYMNNKYNNPIIYITENGYPEANDGKMSLEDRERIDCHIQHLYYIRSAMRNNDVKVKGYFAWSLLDNFEWADGYTVRFGLVYVDYKNHLKRYAKSSAKWFKNFLHKQVESL from the exons ATGAATTCACTTATGTTCATCAATTCCAAGCACTGCCTTGTACATactatgtatatgtatatactaaTTCTACTACTTCACTATTCATCATATGCTTTCATTCACATCAATCCAAGTAACTCTGACTCATCTTCTAACAACTTTCAG TGTGACCAAGCTTCAGCAAATGATGGAGGATATCCAAGTGTTTGGAACACCCTTGTTGGTGAGGAATATCCAA CCTCTGTTAAAAGAAGTAGCTTCCCCACTGATTTCATGTTTGGTACAGCATCCTCTTCATATCAG TATGAGGGTGCAGTGAATGAAGGTGGCCGAAGTCCAAGTATATGGGACACTTACACTGAGAAATACCCAG AAAGAATAAAAGATCATAGTAATGGTGCGGTTGCCGTTGATTCATACCATCTTTTCAAG GAAGATGTGAATATAATGAAGGACATAGGATTCAATGCATATAGGTTCTCAATCTCATGGAGCAGGATACTTCCGG GTGGAAACTTAGCTGGAGGAATAAATAAAGAAGGCATCCAATATTACAACAACCTCATTAATGAGCTTCTTTCAAATG GAATACATCCCTTTGTAACTATTTTCCATTGGGATTTGCCTCAGAGCCTTGAAGATGCATATGGTGGCTTTTTGAGTCCACACATTGT GGATGATTTTAAGGACTATGCAGAGGTGTGCTTTAAGGAATTTGGGGACAGAGTGAAACACTGGATTACATTGAATGGACCATCCATTTTGTCTCTATTAGGCTATGCTCATATTTTGAAAGCCCCAGGAAGATGCTCAAGCTGGTTGCCCTTCAATTGCTCCGGTGGAGATTCCGCCACTGAACCTTACCTTGTGGCTCACCACCAGCTTCTTGCCCATGCTGCTGCTGTCAAACTTTATAGGGAAAAATACCAA AAATCTCAAAAGGGTCAAATTGGGATTGCTCACAGCATTGACTGGGCTATACCTATATCCCATTCTGCTGCTGACATTGATGCAACATCAAGAGCACTGGCTTTCAGGATAGGATG GTTCATGGAACCAATAACTTATGGTTCATACCCTGTTGAAATGGTTAACTATTTGGGAGATAGATTGCCAAGATTTTCTCAAGAGCAATCTAAAATGGTCCAAAATTCATTTGATTTTATTGGTATCAATTATTATACCACATCTTATGTGACGGATGCTGAATGTCAAGTTGAAAATCAAACAGCCTTCACAGACTCTTGCACAGAGTTAACAA ATGAGCGAAATGGGATTCCTATTGGTCCAAAG GGTGCCTCAAATTGGATCTACCTATAcccacaaggaattgaggaacTACTAATATACATGAACAACAAGTACAACAATCCAATTATATACATAACCGAGAATg GATATCCTGAGGCTAACGATGGAAAAATGTCACTTGAAGACAGAGAAAGAATAGATTGCCATATTCAGCATCTTTACTACATTCGCAGTGCTATGAG gAATAATGATGTTAAGGTGAAGGGCTACTTTGCATGGTCATTGTTGGACAATTTTGAATGGGCAGATGGATACACTGTTCGATTTGGACTCGTTTATGTTGATTATAAGAATCATTTAAAAAGATATGCAAAATCTTCAGCCAAATGGTTTAAGAATTTTCTCCATAAACAAGTAGAATCCCTCTGA
- the LOC130976201 gene encoding beta-glucosidase 12-like isoform X1, with product MNSLMFINSKHCLVHTMYMYILILLLHYSSYAFIHINPSNSDSSSNNFQCDQASANDGGYPSVWNTLVGEEYPSFPMYYGTASVKRSSFPTDFMFGTASSSYQYEGAVNEGGRSPSIWDTYTEKYPERIKDHSNGAVAVDSYHLFKEDVNIMKDIGFNAYRFSISWSRILPGGNLAGGINKEGIQYYNNLINELLSNGIHPFVTIFHWDLPQSLEDAYGGFLSPHIVDDFKDYAEVCFKEFGDRVKHWITLNGPSILSLLGYAHILKAPGRCSSWLPFNCSGGDSATEPYLVAHHQLLAHAAAVKLYREKYQKSQKGQIGIAHSIDWAIPISHSAADIDATSRALAFRIGWFMEPITYGSYPVEMVNYLGDRLPRFSQEQSKMVQNSFDFIGINYYTTSYVTDAECQVENQTAFTDSCTELTNERNGIPIGPKGASNWIYLYPQGIEELLIYMNNKYNNPIIYITENGYPEANDGKMSLEDRERIDCHIQHLYYIRSAMRNNDVKVKGYFAWSLLDNFEWADGYTVRFGLVYVDYKNHLKRYAKSSAKWFKNFLHKQVESL from the exons ATGAATTCACTTATGTTCATCAATTCCAAGCACTGCCTTGTACATactatgtatatgtatatactaaTTCTACTACTTCACTATTCATCATATGCTTTCATTCACATCAATCCAAGTAACTCTGACTCATCTTCTAACAACTTTCAG TGTGACCAAGCTTCAGCAAATGATGGAGGATATCCAAGTGTTTGGAACACCCTTGTTGGTGAGGAATATCCAA GTTTTCCTATGTACTATGGCACAGCCTCTGTTAAAAGAAGTAGCTTCCCCACTGATTTCATGTTTGGTACAGCATCCTCTTCATATCAG TATGAGGGTGCAGTGAATGAAGGTGGCCGAAGTCCAAGTATATGGGACACTTACACTGAGAAATACCCAG AAAGAATAAAAGATCATAGTAATGGTGCGGTTGCCGTTGATTCATACCATCTTTTCAAG GAAGATGTGAATATAATGAAGGACATAGGATTCAATGCATATAGGTTCTCAATCTCATGGAGCAGGATACTTCCGG GTGGAAACTTAGCTGGAGGAATAAATAAAGAAGGCATCCAATATTACAACAACCTCATTAATGAGCTTCTTTCAAATG GAATACATCCCTTTGTAACTATTTTCCATTGGGATTTGCCTCAGAGCCTTGAAGATGCATATGGTGGCTTTTTGAGTCCACACATTGT GGATGATTTTAAGGACTATGCAGAGGTGTGCTTTAAGGAATTTGGGGACAGAGTGAAACACTGGATTACATTGAATGGACCATCCATTTTGTCTCTATTAGGCTATGCTCATATTTTGAAAGCCCCAGGAAGATGCTCAAGCTGGTTGCCCTTCAATTGCTCCGGTGGAGATTCCGCCACTGAACCTTACCTTGTGGCTCACCACCAGCTTCTTGCCCATGCTGCTGCTGTCAAACTTTATAGGGAAAAATACCAA AAATCTCAAAAGGGTCAAATTGGGATTGCTCACAGCATTGACTGGGCTATACCTATATCCCATTCTGCTGCTGACATTGATGCAACATCAAGAGCACTGGCTTTCAGGATAGGATG GTTCATGGAACCAATAACTTATGGTTCATACCCTGTTGAAATGGTTAACTATTTGGGAGATAGATTGCCAAGATTTTCTCAAGAGCAATCTAAAATGGTCCAAAATTCATTTGATTTTATTGGTATCAATTATTATACCACATCTTATGTGACGGATGCTGAATGTCAAGTTGAAAATCAAACAGCCTTCACAGACTCTTGCACAGAGTTAACAA ATGAGCGAAATGGGATTCCTATTGGTCCAAAG GGTGCCTCAAATTGGATCTACCTATAcccacaaggaattgaggaacTACTAATATACATGAACAACAAGTACAACAATCCAATTATATACATAACCGAGAATg GATATCCTGAGGCTAACGATGGAAAAATGTCACTTGAAGACAGAGAAAGAATAGATTGCCATATTCAGCATCTTTACTACATTCGCAGTGCTATGAG gAATAATGATGTTAAGGTGAAGGGCTACTTTGCATGGTCATTGTTGGACAATTTTGAATGGGCAGATGGATACACTGTTCGATTTGGACTCGTTTATGTTGATTATAAGAATCATTTAAAAAGATATGCAAAATCTTCAGCCAAATGGTTTAAGAATTTTCTCCATAAACAAGTAGAATCCCTCTGA
- the LOC130976201 gene encoding beta-glucosidase 12-like isoform X4: MLSFTSIQVTLTHLLTTFRFCDSYNSQCDQASANDGGYPSVWNTLVGEEYPTSVKRSSFPTDFMFGTASSSYQYEGAVNEGGRSPSIWDTYTEKYPERIKDHSNGAVAVDSYHLFKEDVNIMKDIGFNAYRFSISWSRILPGGNLAGGINKEGIQYYNNLINELLSNGIHPFVTIFHWDLPQSLEDAYGGFLSPHIVDDFKDYAEVCFKEFGDRVKHWITLNGPSILSLLGYAHILKAPGRCSSWLPFNCSGGDSATEPYLVAHHQLLAHAAAVKLYREKYQKSQKGQIGIAHSIDWAIPISHSAADIDATSRALAFRIGWFMEPITYGSYPVEMVNYLGDRLPRFSQEQSKMVQNSFDFIGINYYTTSYVTDAECQVENQTAFTDSCTELTNERNGIPIGPKGASNWIYLYPQGIEELLIYMNNKYNNPIIYITENGYPEANDGKMSLEDRERIDCHIQHLYYIRSAMRNNDVKVKGYFAWSLLDNFEWADGYTVRFGLVYVDYKNHLKRYAKSSAKWFKNFLHKQVESL, translated from the exons ATGCTTTCATTCACATCAATCCAAGTAACTCTGACTCATCTTCTAACAACTTTCAG attttgtgattcttaTAATTCACAGTGTGACCAAGCTTCAGCAAATGATGGAGGATATCCAAGTGTTTGGAACACCCTTGTTGGTGAGGAATATCCAA CCTCTGTTAAAAGAAGTAGCTTCCCCACTGATTTCATGTTTGGTACAGCATCCTCTTCATATCAG TATGAGGGTGCAGTGAATGAAGGTGGCCGAAGTCCAAGTATATGGGACACTTACACTGAGAAATACCCAG AAAGAATAAAAGATCATAGTAATGGTGCGGTTGCCGTTGATTCATACCATCTTTTCAAG GAAGATGTGAATATAATGAAGGACATAGGATTCAATGCATATAGGTTCTCAATCTCATGGAGCAGGATACTTCCGG GTGGAAACTTAGCTGGAGGAATAAATAAAGAAGGCATCCAATATTACAACAACCTCATTAATGAGCTTCTTTCAAATG GAATACATCCCTTTGTAACTATTTTCCATTGGGATTTGCCTCAGAGCCTTGAAGATGCATATGGTGGCTTTTTGAGTCCACACATTGT GGATGATTTTAAGGACTATGCAGAGGTGTGCTTTAAGGAATTTGGGGACAGAGTGAAACACTGGATTACATTGAATGGACCATCCATTTTGTCTCTATTAGGCTATGCTCATATTTTGAAAGCCCCAGGAAGATGCTCAAGCTGGTTGCCCTTCAATTGCTCCGGTGGAGATTCCGCCACTGAACCTTACCTTGTGGCTCACCACCAGCTTCTTGCCCATGCTGCTGCTGTCAAACTTTATAGGGAAAAATACCAA AAATCTCAAAAGGGTCAAATTGGGATTGCTCACAGCATTGACTGGGCTATACCTATATCCCATTCTGCTGCTGACATTGATGCAACATCAAGAGCACTGGCTTTCAGGATAGGATG GTTCATGGAACCAATAACTTATGGTTCATACCCTGTTGAAATGGTTAACTATTTGGGAGATAGATTGCCAAGATTTTCTCAAGAGCAATCTAAAATGGTCCAAAATTCATTTGATTTTATTGGTATCAATTATTATACCACATCTTATGTGACGGATGCTGAATGTCAAGTTGAAAATCAAACAGCCTTCACAGACTCTTGCACAGAGTTAACAA ATGAGCGAAATGGGATTCCTATTGGTCCAAAG GGTGCCTCAAATTGGATCTACCTATAcccacaaggaattgaggaacTACTAATATACATGAACAACAAGTACAACAATCCAATTATATACATAACCGAGAATg GATATCCTGAGGCTAACGATGGAAAAATGTCACTTGAAGACAGAGAAAGAATAGATTGCCATATTCAGCATCTTTACTACATTCGCAGTGCTATGAG gAATAATGATGTTAAGGTGAAGGGCTACTTTGCATGGTCATTGTTGGACAATTTTGAATGGGCAGATGGATACACTGTTCGATTTGGACTCGTTTATGTTGATTATAAGAATCATTTAAAAAGATATGCAAAATCTTCAGCCAAATGGTTTAAGAATTTTCTCCATAAACAAGTAGAATCCCTCTGA
- the LOC130976201 gene encoding beta-glucosidase 12-like isoform X3, producing MLSFTSIQVTLTHLLTTFRFCDSYNSQCDQASANDGGYPSVWNTLVGEEYPSFPMYYGTASVKRSSFPTDFMFGTASSSYQYEGAVNEGGRSPSIWDTYTEKYPERIKDHSNGAVAVDSYHLFKEDVNIMKDIGFNAYRFSISWSRILPGGNLAGGINKEGIQYYNNLINELLSNGIHPFVTIFHWDLPQSLEDAYGGFLSPHIVDDFKDYAEVCFKEFGDRVKHWITLNGPSILSLLGYAHILKAPGRCSSWLPFNCSGGDSATEPYLVAHHQLLAHAAAVKLYREKYQKSQKGQIGIAHSIDWAIPISHSAADIDATSRALAFRIGWFMEPITYGSYPVEMVNYLGDRLPRFSQEQSKMVQNSFDFIGINYYTTSYVTDAECQVENQTAFTDSCTELTNERNGIPIGPKGASNWIYLYPQGIEELLIYMNNKYNNPIIYITENGYPEANDGKMSLEDRERIDCHIQHLYYIRSAMRNNDVKVKGYFAWSLLDNFEWADGYTVRFGLVYVDYKNHLKRYAKSSAKWFKNFLHKQVESL from the exons ATGCTTTCATTCACATCAATCCAAGTAACTCTGACTCATCTTCTAACAACTTTCAG attttgtgattcttaTAATTCACAGTGTGACCAAGCTTCAGCAAATGATGGAGGATATCCAAGTGTTTGGAACACCCTTGTTGGTGAGGAATATCCAA GTTTTCCTATGTACTATGGCACAGCCTCTGTTAAAAGAAGTAGCTTCCCCACTGATTTCATGTTTGGTACAGCATCCTCTTCATATCAG TATGAGGGTGCAGTGAATGAAGGTGGCCGAAGTCCAAGTATATGGGACACTTACACTGAGAAATACCCAG AAAGAATAAAAGATCATAGTAATGGTGCGGTTGCCGTTGATTCATACCATCTTTTCAAG GAAGATGTGAATATAATGAAGGACATAGGATTCAATGCATATAGGTTCTCAATCTCATGGAGCAGGATACTTCCGG GTGGAAACTTAGCTGGAGGAATAAATAAAGAAGGCATCCAATATTACAACAACCTCATTAATGAGCTTCTTTCAAATG GAATACATCCCTTTGTAACTATTTTCCATTGGGATTTGCCTCAGAGCCTTGAAGATGCATATGGTGGCTTTTTGAGTCCACACATTGT GGATGATTTTAAGGACTATGCAGAGGTGTGCTTTAAGGAATTTGGGGACAGAGTGAAACACTGGATTACATTGAATGGACCATCCATTTTGTCTCTATTAGGCTATGCTCATATTTTGAAAGCCCCAGGAAGATGCTCAAGCTGGTTGCCCTTCAATTGCTCCGGTGGAGATTCCGCCACTGAACCTTACCTTGTGGCTCACCACCAGCTTCTTGCCCATGCTGCTGCTGTCAAACTTTATAGGGAAAAATACCAA AAATCTCAAAAGGGTCAAATTGGGATTGCTCACAGCATTGACTGGGCTATACCTATATCCCATTCTGCTGCTGACATTGATGCAACATCAAGAGCACTGGCTTTCAGGATAGGATG GTTCATGGAACCAATAACTTATGGTTCATACCCTGTTGAAATGGTTAACTATTTGGGAGATAGATTGCCAAGATTTTCTCAAGAGCAATCTAAAATGGTCCAAAATTCATTTGATTTTATTGGTATCAATTATTATACCACATCTTATGTGACGGATGCTGAATGTCAAGTTGAAAATCAAACAGCCTTCACAGACTCTTGCACAGAGTTAACAA ATGAGCGAAATGGGATTCCTATTGGTCCAAAG GGTGCCTCAAATTGGATCTACCTATAcccacaaggaattgaggaacTACTAATATACATGAACAACAAGTACAACAATCCAATTATATACATAACCGAGAATg GATATCCTGAGGCTAACGATGGAAAAATGTCACTTGAAGACAGAGAAAGAATAGATTGCCATATTCAGCATCTTTACTACATTCGCAGTGCTATGAG gAATAATGATGTTAAGGTGAAGGGCTACTTTGCATGGTCATTGTTGGACAATTTTGAATGGGCAGATGGATACACTGTTCGATTTGGACTCGTTTATGTTGATTATAAGAATCATTTAAAAAGATATGCAAAATCTTCAGCCAAATGGTTTAAGAATTTTCTCCATAAACAAGTAGAATCCCTCTGA